In Anopheles arabiensis isolate DONGOLA chromosome 2, AaraD3, whole genome shotgun sequence, the genomic window CGATCACGGTCGGCAATGCGCACAACATTAAGCTGAGCTGCGATCGGCACCTGCTCGCTgcggcacacaaaaacatcgGCGTCGCGCCGGTGCTGGCCGTGCTGAAGGGAATTCTGGTCGTGGGCGATGCAACGGCCCACAAGGTGTCGTCCATCTTTGGCAGCGGCAAGCGCAGCGGACTCAACACACCGGTCCACCCGGGCAGTACGCCGAAAAGTATGGCCGGATCGGGCGATTTGAGTCACATTCTCGGTACCAGCGACCTGTCCATACTGGGGAACCCGGATGAATCGATGCTGGATGTTTCGTAAGTAGCCGAGCACTGACTATTGGCGGGGCTGGATGATATTGAAGtgtaaaagcaaacaacgaTCGATAGAGTTGTTGTTCGTTTGATCTGCTCTATCGTGCGATGTGCATATTATTGACCCTCATCATATTGTGTTCGATTTAGTTGATGAGTTTTCATACGATATTTTCTCTTATTTTTCTTGGTTCCTGATTTAGGATGATCGAACTGGGGGAACTCTCTCCAACCGCCTCCGCTCGATTATACTCTAGCAGGTGTGCGAATGGTTTGCcgtttgagttcatttgttttacGTTACGTTATCATTCgatatattttcttttgttttttgttctgttttattattattatttgtgtttgtCCCATGTTACCCGTGTTTTATCGCTTCCGGTATCATTTAATCAGTTTTTCACGcacgtttttttcttgtgtgtaGAGAGTGAGAATCTACAAGATCCCAAAAACACCCTCGCCATGGCATGGGGATTGCACTTCGCCCATCGGTGGTTGGTTCTCATTCTTGGTACTAAAATGCTATCGTTAGCAATGTTATATGCGGAATGATCCAATACCATAATCGCCATAATCATAATCACATCCCGTCACCATAATTTCACCAGTTTTAGGAGATTTTCGAATGATTGCTTCAAGTACAAAACCCATACTCACTGAAGTTACAACGAATTGCAGCGATAGAAAGCAAATGCCCCTGGGCAAATGAATCCGGCAAAAGAAACAATGCCAATTTGTGCTACATTTGCGATCAATTTGTGCTTGTATGAATGTCTCATTCTGTTTCATACCATATCCTTGTGGGTGTTGTTTTCGCACTATGGGAATTGCCttgtttttatcatttccgtttggttggatttcgatttatgtgtgtatgctgGTCTTCTTGGCGTCCTTTAtccattttccatccattCACACCTCCATTCATTTTAGAGCTCAAGTGTTAACCCGTTACGATCGTAGTAGGTTGGGTTCAACAGCGTATTAATGCGGTTTACATTGTATTTCCCAGGCAACAAAATTCGCATCTAAATCAGGACAATGCGACAAGCCTGTCGGATTTCGCCCAGCATGTACTGCGCCAAATCTGCTCCCAGGTAAGCTCCGAACACGATCATCGTCTTTCCGTGCACAGTGGAATAATACACCCTTCGTTTCCTGCAGGAATGGGTCCTAGAACGCTGCCTGCAGCATGCGGAAGAACTCTGCCAGCATGGTATGCTGATCGACAATCTGTTGACAGCAAAGCAGGCCCAACGGTTGCTGCACATGATCTGCTATCCGGAGCACGAGTCGAATCTGATCGCCGAGCTCGACCAGAAGGCGATCATTGTGCGCATCTTGGAGAATCTGGAGCAGTGGTCGCTGCGGATTTCGTGGCTTGACTTGCAGCTTATGTTTAAGCAGACCAACTGCAGCTCGCCGGATCTGTCCAACTGGCTCGATATGGTGGCAAGGGCAGCGATCGATGTGTTCCGCGTGAACGAGTTCATACTGAACAGCCCGGACGTGAAGCAGGAGAAGGTTAAACCATCGACCTGGCTGGTCGCGCCCTTGGTTTCGAAGCTGCCGAGCGCGGTACAGGGAAGAATTCTGAAAGTGTCGGGCCAGGTGCTGGAGAGCACGAGCATGTTCAGCAAACACAAGGATGGCAACGGGGGCAATAAtagtagcaacaacaacagccacaacCATGGCGCGAACAGCAACAGTTCCGTCAGCTCGAACGGCAGCACCTTTGGCAGCAAACAGTCGGCGCAGCTGAACCATCAGCCGTTCCTGGGACTGGTGCTGACCTGTTTAAAGGGGCAGGATGAGCAGAAGGAGGGTTTGCTGCAATCGCTATACTCGCAGCTGTCCCAATTCCTGCAGAATCGCGATCAAAGTGTGAGTGTGCTGcaatttcctttcaatttgGCATAATTTATAATCGATCAATGGTGTTACTGCTTGCTCCCTCAGCTCGAAACCATCGGAGGCATTGAGGATCCTTGCGGGTTTGAGAAAATGCTGGATGCGTTACAGCTACGCTACTCGCTTGTTGGAGGACTGTTCGATGCAATCATGAAAAATGCCACCTCCACCACGGACTGGGCCATTCTGTTCGCTCAGCTCATCAGCCAGGGTGTGATTGATTTGAGCAACAATTCGTAAGTagattagtgtgtgtgtgtgagtggacGGTTTTTTGTTCAATCGCGGCTTTGGTGCGTGTGTCTTTCACAGAGAGTTATTTACCACGACACTCGATATGCTGGCCACACTGATACACTCGACGCTTGTGAGCGACAGCCAGACGGAGCGCGATGAGAACAAGAAGCTGTATACAAACCTCATGAAAAAACTGCGCAAAGAGCTTGGCGATAAGAATGGGCCCTCGATCAAGTACGTGCGACAGTTGCTCCCGCTAGCGAAGCAAACGTGTGAGGTCCTAACCTGCGACTCGGCTGGCTCGTCAACCGATGCGAAGGGCAACAAGATTGCAATCGATAGTATCGAAAAGAAGAATGTAAGTATCTTCGTTAAATAGTGCGTCGCAGGATATGAAAACCGTCCCCCGTTCCTCTTTCCGCAGGGCCTTCGACTGGGTGATAAGCAACGTGTAAGCGTTTGGGATCTTCTGGAAGGACATAAAAATCCTGCCCCGCTATCCTGGGCCTGGTTCGGAGCGGTGAAAATCGAACGCAAACCCCTCGCGTACGAAGAGACGCATCGTTTGCTGAAGTACCACACGCACAGTCTGTTCAAGCCGAGCAGCTACTACTACGAGCCGCTGCCTTTACCGCCCGAAGAGGTGGATCCTTTGCCGGACAAGCTAAAGGACGACATGAAAGCCGATACGCCCTCGTCGGACCAGTCGCCGGCCCCGAGCACGGGTTCAAAGAAGAGTAAAACGACGACCCGCAAACGTAAAACGAAAGCCACGGCTGCAGCACAGGTGCAACAAAGCCAACCACAGCAGCCGATTATGCCGGCGATCGTACCTCAGCCAGCGGCAGGACCTCAGCAGATGCAACaaatgcaacagcaacagcagcagcagcaacaacagcagcaacaacagcagcagcatcaacaacatcaacaacaacagcaacaacagcagatgcagcagcagcaaacgctgcaacagcagcaacacttgcaacagcagcagcaacagctgcacctgcagcaacagcaggcacaacaacagcaacagctgcagcagcagcaacagctgcaacaactacagcagcagcagcagcaacagctacaacagcagcagcagcagcagaatcaaatgatgatgcagcagcaacagcaacccaaCATtccgcagcaacaacagtcggcgctgcagcagcaacagctcgGATCGCAGcagggacagcagcagcagcagcagcaggttacCATGACACCGCAGCAAACGCTCCAGCAGATGCAAAACAACAGCATGGGAGGCATGCAGATGGGCGGGCCGATGAGCTCAATGAACCAGCAGcacatgcagcagcagtacgggcAGGCAAACCCGGCCCAGCTCGTCGGACAGGGCAACATGGGCGGAATGCAGACGGGAATGGGTGGGCTCGGCGCGGGCATGGGCGGCGGTATGATgaatcaacagcagcagcaacaacaacagcagcagcagcagcctccgcaacagcaacaaccacagcagGCGCAACAAGCGCAGCAAGCACAGCaagctcagcagcagcaaccccaAGGCAATCCGAATATGGGCTTCGTTGGCAATGTAAATCCCATGGCTCAGCTGGCCCAACAACAGGGCGGCAACCAACAGTGGGGAGGATATGGATcattgcagcaacaacaacagcagcagcaacagcagcagcaacagcaacagcaacagcaacagcagcaacaacagcaacagcaacagcagcaacagcagcagcagcagcaacagcagcagcaacaacagcaacaaacacagTCACAagtacaacagcagcagcaaacgccaCAGCAAGGCCAGCAAGCGTCTCAACAGCAAGGACCGCAGCAAGGACCCCAGCAAGGCGCTCAGCAGGGaccacaaacacagcagcagctgcagcagcagcaacagcagcagcaaatgttctATTCCGGAATGGGTCAAGCAACGAGTGAGTATGAGTGTTCTGTCCTCTTTACGTTAACATTTTTGACCTTTTTCATGCCTCCTTCTTTGCAGTGAATCGGTTCGATCGCCCACAGTTGAACACAAACTCGAAACAAGCTCTCTCGAACATGCTGCGCTCCAAATTGCCTATCAACGCTGGTCATCCGGCCAGCtttatgcagcagcagcagcagcaacaacaggcgcagcagcaacaggcgCAGCGTAATCCTCAGCAACCCTTTTTGCGCGGCCCGCTGCGGGCAGGAATGCCGGGCAACCCGATTGTCGGTGCACAGGCCGGCATGGGTCCGATGAATCCTGCCATGGCTGGTGGCACCGCAGGCATTGGGACCGCGGGTGGCGGTGCGGTAATGGGTGCGCAGGGCATGGGTGCCGGTGGAATGATGGGAGCGCAGCAGACTGCCCAGGGCCAGCAGGGCGCCGGTGGCATCATGAATCAAACCACGCCGGCCATGATGGGCACGACCGGGGGATCGATAATGAGCCAGTCCGGGGGCAGCATGATACAGACGGGCATGATGAATCCGCAGCAAAATCCGGCCTTGGTCGGCCAGGGTATGGGTGGCAGTGGTGGACTCGGAGGGGCCAGCGGAATGGCCGGCAACAGTGGAATGGGCGCAAGTGCGGGCGGAATGGGCGGTACCAGCGGTGGTGGTATGGTAACTTCCGGCGGGATGGTTACTGGCGGCATGGGCAGCGCTGGCATCGGAAACACGGCACCGATGGGTGCCGGTGGACAGGGCGGCGGTATGGGCGGCAACGCCGGAATGCCGAATGCAGCTGGGATGGGAAACCCTGCCATGGGCAATCCGGGCATGGGCATGCAGAACATGCAGCAGTCGGGCAACATGCAGGGCGGTGGCATGTTCCAGGGGCAGAATGTGCCGTACCAGAACGTCAACCAGAACTATCCCAACTACGGCAACCAGGGCATGGGACAGCAGAGCGGCCAGGGTGGCGGCATGATGGGCAACTTCAATCCGAtggcccagcagcagcgcaacacGCAGGCCGAGTTCCTGGCGCAGCAGCGGGCGGCAATGGCGGCCGGCCGTGGTCAGTACGGGCAGCATGCACCGAACGTAACGATGGGCAACATGGGCGTCAATCAGGGTGCCGTTCCGCCGTATCCTCGGCAGGGCGGCAAACCGGGCGTTGGGGGCAATATGCCCCagaatcagcagcaacagttccAGCAGCAACGGATGCGCCTGATAATGCAGCAACACTCAGGTAAGCGAGCGAATAAAACCTTGGTTGGTGATTTATAATGTTGCATGCTCAtaagtgatgtgctctctggagcgcacccacggtTCCGATCCGATTccaactattgttagtccgattccaacTCCGGCAAAACTGGGAATCACTAGTtccgtccggagtcatctggagtcgcgCGGAGGCGTCTGGAGTCGGccagagtcgatcggagtctaccagaatcggagtcggtcggagtcaacaggagccgtcCGGTGCAATGTGCCTGTTATCAAGCACTCCATCCGACTCTGGaaaactccggacgactctggacgactccgcaTGACTCctactctggacaactccagacgattctagacgactccgggcgactccagacgactccggacgattcagAACGACTCCGTATAACGCTAGGTGGACCCACATTCCGGAATCCGAAATTATCAGAGTcggatcggaatcgactccataTTGTTGCTGACTTTACTCATCACTAATGCTCATATCTGATATCGtactctttctcactctctctctacttGCAGGCATGGGACAAGGAGGCAACGCGCAGGGCATGATGCAGAATCAAGGGCAGGGCATGAGCACCCAGCAGACGCCCAATCTGGTGGCTCAGCTACAGCGCCAGATGCCGAACCAGAACAACATGATGGGCCAGCAGTATCCTCATCAGCCTCCGCAGTATTAAGGAGTGGAAAGCGAAGCGAGCTACAAAACCAGCAACCCAAGCGATCTGATGATGAAAGACAGTACATCCTCATGCAAGTACATTTACACATATTTATTACCACTGTGACTTCGGA contains:
- the LOC120908471 gene encoding mediator of RNA polymerase II transcription subunit 12, with protein sequence MNMRPLKRPRLGPPDVYPQEAKQREDELTSTHVKHGFATEHKLSEEFGTARNCNVSASKVGAYFNAILAKKEELMTLPDSGRKKQQINPKDNFWPVTARNKTTLDTWFKDLAGTKPLSSLAKKAPSFNKKEEIFAMLCENQVTMQRAAWFIKLSSAYTVAVSEAKIKKRQMPDPATEWTGTMIKFMKDLIPKLHEHYHQGPLQEKPSSGGAGSSGGLGSGASGLGLGSGAGGTNAVTIPPPLSSPAGSMHSPAGGNPVVGGSMHAQQQQQQQQQPISPQEEQRIAQKQWNYSTQLCKYMYEEGLLDKQEFLNWIIDLLEKMKSSPNADDGLLRIYLPLAMQYLYDLVQSERFCRRLAYAVSKKLAQLINQMAESHNINLSSPEPQDASGKQPSVEAPESKSEKQNDKPSKEGTVGIVAQPADSKPPKVNPYEMIFTEYLQCSHHRDVILQLSSILQVITLECPTALVWCGVGETRSSSVLSGSPLDHLPVAPSALPIPTRYEKSNEDIRRQLFEAEESIKVRSRHAESRWCIDKWQTAAGNASLKILATLDALDGHCFDRMDSNNSLDSLYSKIFPPFQVQPLKPAESASAAGGSGGSGTGNMPSGLAAVDGKDAATKQFEYNVEQDSSIVKILCEWAVSWQRWGEHRAMVVAWLLDKRQNEVLTALENDSYTNNLNNSDDKDSVLSGSGLNGGQPVFQHILMNFLDHDAPVLDEAGSPQNKSQFTNLVHLFSELIRHDVFSHDAYMCCLISRGDLLTGAGGMLSLDSQGICNAGLGTGPISNKPATSSSPNGGGGVEDDVLQTDFKGKLEDLDDSNVDDDLDKLLQHIKEDQQNSMDAPDSPKDPEHAAPSVTGLGKAESSSRHFLYTEHFPLCQDDPISQHDCNQRYILLYGVGKERDEKKHAVKKMSKEICKLFSKKFSIDVAEGGKVKKHSRSEFNFESTSNKCQAMSYFDQHVVTWQCAVQVQEMLNAFAIGNSNYLPVQEHVAFLFDLMESAFNIYGLIDTCIQILRELPEVELQLIGKSSMALVRSYTTSLSLYVVGVLRRYHCCLLLSQEQTTAIFEGLCRIVKHVSNPSDCSSAERCILAYLYDLYSACSSLKARPQQEPFHNAYPKIKQALYTPLQPTPSAHTYNPQFMLDIITNPRRGGKIESGWARQLNESASNRYSFVCNAVVAVTRDIDNDCLNDIAAMCAELTACCNSLSTEWLGVLIALCGSNRDAGYYVDVLTQVDVQNTNIHNALSVFTSILVARHCFSLENFVAHVALPSLVQACKGRGETTPEIEAGARLSCHLLLRLFKTIECPQPGLYSVSTSPNPITVGNAHNIKLSCDRHLLAAAHKNIGVAPVLAVLKGILVVGDATAHKVSSIFGSGKRSGLNTPVHPGSTPKSMAGSGDLSHILGTSDLSILGNPDESMLDVSMIELGELSPTASARLYSSRQQNSHLNQDNATSLSDFAQHVLRQICSQEWVLERCLQHAEELCQHGMLIDNLLTAKQAQRLLHMICYPEHESNLIAELDQKAIIVRILENLEQWSLRISWLDLQLMFKQTNCSSPDLSNWLDMVARAAIDVFRVNEFILNSPDVKQEKVKPSTWLVAPLVSKLPSAVQGRILKVSGQVLESTSMFSKHKDGNGGNNSSNNNSHNHGANSNSSVSSNGSTFGSKQSAQLNHQPFLGLVLTCLKGQDEQKEGLLQSLYSQLSQFLQNRDQSLETIGGIEDPCGFEKMLDALQLRYSLVGGLFDAIMKNATSTTDWAILFAQLISQGVIDLSNNSELFTTTLDMLATLIHSTLVSDSQTERDENKKLYTNLMKKLRKELGDKNGPSIKYVRQLLPLAKQTCEVLTCDSAGSSTDAKGNKIAIDSIEKKNGLRLGDKQRVSVWDLLEGHKNPAPLSWAWFGAVKIERKPLAYEETHRLLKYHTHSLFKPSSYYYEPLPLPPEEVDPLPDKLKDDMKADTPSSDQSPAPSTGSKKSKTTTRKRKTKATAAAQVQQSQPQQPIMPAIVPQPAAGPQQMQQMQQQQQQQQQQQQQQQQHQQHQQQQQQQQMQQQQTLQQQQHLQQQQQQLHLQQQQAQQQQQLQQQQQLQQLQQQQQQQLQQQQQQQNQMMMQQQQQPNIPQQQQSALQQQQLGSQQGQQQQQQQVTMTPQQTLQQMQNNSMGGMQMGGPMSSMNQQHMQQQYGQANPAQLVGQGNMGGMQTGMGGLGAGMGGGMMNQQQQQQQQQQQQPPQQQQPQQAQQAQQAQQAQQQQPQGNPNMGFVGNVNPMAQLAQQQGGNQQWGGYGSLQQQQQQQQQQQQQQQQQQQQQQQQQQQQQQQQQQQQQQQQQQQTQSQVQQQQQTPQQGQQASQQQGPQQGPQQGAQQGPQTQQQLQQQQQQQQMFYSGMGQATMNRFDRPQLNTNSKQALSNMLRSKLPINAGHPASFMQQQQQQQQAQQQQAQRNPQQPFLRGPLRAGMPGNPIVGAQAGMGPMNPAMAGGTAGIGTAGGGAVMGAQGMGAGGMMGAQQTAQGQQGAGGIMNQTTPAMMGTTGGSIMSQSGGSMIQTGMMNPQQNPALVGQGMGGSGGLGGASGMAGNSGMGASAGGMGGTSGGGMVTSGGMVTGGMGSAGIGNTAPMGAGGQGGGMGGNAGMPNAAGMGNPAMGNPGMGMQNMQQSGNMQGGGMFQGQNVPYQNVNQNYPNYGNQGMGQQSGQGGGMMGNFNPMAQQQRNTQAEFLAQQRAAMAAGRGQYGQHAPNVTMGNMGVNQGAVPPYPRQGGKPGVGGNMPQNQQQQFQQQRMRLIMQQHSGMGQGGNAQGMMQNQGQGMSTQQTPNLVAQLQRQMPNQNNMMGQQYPHQPPQY